One Podarcis muralis chromosome Z, rPodMur119.hap1.1, whole genome shotgun sequence DNA segment encodes these proteins:
- the LOC114589105 gene encoding P2Y purinoceptor 4 — protein sequence MGSLMVPLPMAAFTTTPRAGNATGGNSTREEKENCIFNEEFKFILLPVSYATVCVVGLILNSYSLWALISRMRPWNATTTYMFHLALSDTLYVLSLPTLVYYYANRNNWPFGEGMCKVVRFLFYANLYSSILFLTCISIHRYVAVCHPIQALRWVKTRHAHLICGGVWVVVATCLIPNLVFVTISARGNDTLCHDTTKPAEFGHYVRYSSSVMALLFGLPFLVVLICYCQMARKLWRPHSGQEVPAYKARSVKMIVVVVVVFVICFLPFHITRTAYYTSRLLKADCRTLNAVNVAYKITRPLASANSCIDPILYFLAGNLYRGKLHQSLFKRPRNRHALTLAPISQLVGEI from the coding sequence ATGGGCAGCCTGATGGTGCCACTTCCTATGGCGGCTTTCACCACCACACCCAGAGCTGGGAATGCCACTGGTGGTAACAGCActagagaggagaaggagaattgCATCTTCAATGAGGAGTTCAAGTTCATCCTCCTGCCTGTCTCCTATGCCACTGTCTGTGTGGTGGGCCTCATCCTCAACTCCTACTCCCTGTGGGCACTCATCTCCAGGATGCGGCCCTGGAATGCCACCACCACGTACATGTTCCACCTGGCCCTGTCCGACACCCTCTATGTCCTCTCTCTCCCCACGCTGGTCTACTACTATGCCAACCGCAACAACTGGCCCTTCGGGGAGGGAATGTGCAAGGTGGTGCGCTTCCTCTTCTATGCCAACCTCTACAGCAGCATCCTCTTCCTCACCTGCATCAGCATCCACCGCTACGTGGCGGTCTGCCATCCCATCCAGGCCCTCAGGTGGGTCAAAACGAGGCACGCCCACCTGATTTGTGGGGGAGTGTGGGTGGTGGTTGCCACCTGCCTCATCCCCAACCTGGTCTTCGTCACCATCAGTGCCCGGGGAAACGATACCCTCTGCCACGACACCACAAAGCCAGCCGAATTTGGCCACTACGTACGCTACAGCTCCTCAGTGATGGCCCTCCTCTTTGGCCTTCCGTTCCTGGTTGTCCTCATCTGCTACTGCCAGATGGCACGGAAGCTGTGGAGGCCTCACTCTGGCCAGGAGGTCCCTGCCTACAAGGCACGCTCTGTTAAAATGATTGTGGTGGTCGTGGTGGTCTTCGTCATCTGCTTCCTCCCTTTCCACATCACGCGGACTGCCTACTACACCTCTCGGCTGCTCAAGGCCGACTGTCGCACACTCAACgctgtgaatgtggcctacaAAATCACCAGGCCCTTGGCCAGTGCTAATAGCTGCATTGATCCCATCCTCTACTTCCTGGCTGGGAACCTCTATAGGGGAAAGCTGCACCAGAGCTTGTTCAAAAGGCCCAGAAACAGGCATGCACTGACTCTGGCCCCCATTTCCCAGCTTGTGGGTGAAATCTGA